GCACGGTCCGCCGCGGCTTCTCCGACGTGCCGGCCCGCCCGTCGCCGAGCACGCCGTTGACCGGGCTGCGCAGCCACAGCAGGCAGTCCTTGCCCGCCGTCAGCCCGGAGTACCTGGCCTCCACCACCGGCACCGGGACGACCCGCCCGGCCAGCCCCTCGACGTCGACGACGACCTCGGGCACGTCCGCGTCGGGGGCGGCGGGCACGGACGCGGCATCGGGCGACGACGGGTCGTCCGGGCCGGGCGCGGGCGGGTCGGCCGGGCCCTCGTCGCCGGGGCTGACCGGGCGCCCGTCCGGGCTCGCCCCGAACGGCGACGGCGTGCGCGCGGCCAGCGGCACCAGGAACGGTCGCCACGACGCCGGGAAGGTCAGGTCGAACGAGTGCTCGTCGTAGATCGGGTCGAAGCTGCGCCGCGACAGGAACGCCAGGTAGCGGCCGTCGTGGGTGAACGCGGGCCTGCGGTCCAGGAAGCGGGCCGGGGTGACCGGCACCAGCTCGCCGTCGGCGACGCGGGCGAGCACGATCCGGGTGGCCACCGCCTGCTCCACCGGCTCGGCGTACGCGAGCCACGCGCTGTCCGGCGACCAGTCCAGGCCCGACACCTCCACCCCGTCGGCGCTGCGGGCGAGCTCGCGGAACCCGCCGGACGCGGCGTCGAGCAGCAGCAGCCGGCCGTCGTGGGTGGCGAGGGCCACGGTCGTGCCGTCCGGGGACGGCTCGAGCTCCAGCACCCGGCCCAGCTCACCGGCCCCGCTGCGGCGCGGGGCGTCCCCGGCCAGCGGGTCGAGCGGGGCGACGCACACCGCGTCCTCGCCGAGCACGTCGTCGACCCACACCGCCCGGTCGGTGCCCAGCGGCCGCGCGAGGCGGGCCCGCGCGCCGGGCTCGGACAGCAGCGTCCGCGCCGGGCCGTCGCGGTGGGTCAGCCGGTGCACGGTGCCGCGGACCAGCGCGATGCTGGTGCGCCCGGTCCGGTCGGGCACGGCGGCGTCGACGCGGCCGGTGACGCGGTGGGGCTCGCGCGCGGTGCGCGGGCCGCCGAGCCGGACGTCGACGCGGCGGGGAGCGGCGTCGAGGGAGTCGAGGACCCAGATCTCCCCCGCCGACTCGTAGACGACCCGTCCGCCGTCGCTGGTGGCGTGGCGGACGTAGAACGCCGGCGCGTCCGGGCCGCCGTGGTCGGTGTGGCGGCGCAGGTCGGTGCCGTTGTGGGCGATCGAGTAGAGGTTGCCCCACCCCTCGTGGTCGGCGACGAACGCGATGCGCCCGCCGATCAGCATCGGCGACTCGATCTGCCCGTCGACGTGGGCCGCGACCCGCGCGAACGACCCCGCCGAGCCCGCGTCCCACCACAGCTTGCCGACGGTGCCGCCGCGGTAGCGCTTCCACCACGCGGGCTCCCGGGACAGGACGCTGAGCAGCAGCGTCCCGCTCTCGTCGGCCACCAGGTCGGCGACCGGCCCGACGGGCAGCGCCCGCGGGGCGCCCCCGGCGGCCGGGATCGCGAACGCGAAGGTGCGCCGCGGCGAGTGGTAGCCCGTCGAGGTGACGCCGAGGACCTCCTGGTCCGACGCCCAGCCGAGGTTGCGGGCGCGGGGATCGCCCCACCAGGTCAGCCGCCGCGCGACGCCGCCGTCCAGCGCCGTGACGAAGACGTCGGGCCCGCCCTCGCGCCAGGACGTCCACGCGACCCGGGTGCCGTCCGGGGAGATCCGGGGGTTCGCGACCGGGGCCGCGTCCGCGGTGACCCGGTGCGCCCGGCCACCCGCGAGCGGGACCGTCCAGACGTCGTCCTCGGCCGCCAGGACGAGGGTGTCGCCCCGCAGGTGGGGGAACCGGAGGTAGCTGGGCTGCGACATGGATCGCACCGTAGCCAGTCGAGGGCCCTACGGTCGCCTCACCCGGTCGGAGGCAGGATGGCGGCCATGCGGCGTGCGAGTGCAGCGGTGGCCGTGGCCGCCGCGCTGGTCCTGACCGGCTGTGCGGGGGCCTCCCCCGAGTCCGTCGCGGGGGGTGGCGCCGGCAGCGCACCGGCCGGCGGGGCCGAGGGCGGCCCGAGCCGCACCGGCACCCCGGAGCTGCGGGTCAGCGAGATCGCCGCCGGGTTCGACAACCCCTGGGACGTCGGCGTGCTGCCCGACGGGCGGGTGCTGGTGACCGAGCGCGACGGGCGGCTGAGCCTGCTGTCCGGGGTGACCGCGGGCGCCACCGTCACCCCGGTGACGGCCGACTTCTCCGACCTCCTCGCCCAGGGCGAGGGCGGCCTGATGGGCATGGTCGTGCACGACGACTTCGCCGAGACCCGCCGCTTCACCACCTGCCAGACCCACGTCGAGGGCGGCACGCCCACCGACGTCCGGCTCGTCACCTGGGAGCTCGCCGCCGACGGCTCCGCGGCCACCCGCGTCGCCGATCCGCTGGTCGGCGGCCTGCCGATCAACCCGTCCGGCCGGCACTCCGGCTGCCGCCCCACCCTCGCCGCCGACGGCGCGCTGCTGGTCGGCACCGGCGACACCGCCCGCGGCACGATCCCGCAGGACCTGTCCTCCCTGGGCGGCAAGGTGCTGCGCGTCGACCTCGCCACCGGCGGGCCGGTCGCCGGCAACCCCTTCGCCGACGCCGCCGACCCCGCGCAGCGGCTGATCTACACCTACGGCCACCGCAACGTGCAGGGCGTCGCCGTCGACGCGGCGGGCGGGGTCTGGACCGCCGAGCACGGACCGAGCACCGACGACGAGGTCAACCTGCTGCGGGCCGGCGGCAACTACGGCTGGGACCCGGGCCAGGGCGGCACCGTCGGCGGCTACGACGAGTCGGTGCCGATGACCGACCTCACCCGCTTCCCCGACGCCGTCCCGGCCGCGTGGAGCTCGGGCAGCCCGGTCGAGGCGCTCTCCGGTGCCGCGTTCCTGGCGGGCAGCCAGTGGGGCGACCTCGACGGGACGCTCGTCGTCGGCGCGCTGCGCGGGGAGAAGCTGCTGTTCATGACGCCGGGCGGGGACGCGATCGCCTCCGTCGCGGTGCCCGAGGCCCTCGACGGCACCTACGGGCGGCTGCGCGCGGTCCGCCTGGCCCCGGACGGCGCGCTGCTCGTCAGCACCTCCAACGGCGGCGACGACCGGATCCTGCGCATCGATCCGGTGTGAATGAAATGTCTGGTTCGTCACCCTCACCCTCGGTGACTCGTTAGGCCGAACGGGGGTCGTCGCTCGGCCTCCCGCCCGGACCCTTTCGAGAGAGGCCCCCGATGCCGACGACCTTCCGTCGCTCCCTGATCGCCGTCGCCGCCGTGACCACCGTCGGCGCGGCCGCGTTCGCCCCCGCCGCGTTCGCGACCGACGACGAGGACTCCTACGGCAAGGGCCTGCACGCCGTCGGCCTGGTCGACGGCACGACCCTCGTCGGCTTCGACACCGGTGACGCGGGCGCGACCTACGAGATCGGCGACGTCGACCTCGACCGCGACGCCTACCTCGTCGGCATCGACTACCGCGTCCAGGACGGCGGCCTCTACGGCGTCGGCAACCTCGGCGGCCTCTACCTGATCGACGACGAGGACGCCGACGCCGAGAAGATCGGCGAGCTGACGACCCCGCTGGTGGGCGTCGACTTCGCGGTGGACTTCAACCCGGCCGCCAACGCGCTGCGCATCCTGTCGGACACCGGCCAGAACCTGCGCCAGCCGTTCGCCGCCACCCCGCTGGCCGCGACCGCCGTCGACGGCCCGCTGACCAACCCGGCCGTGGCCCCGGCCACCGGCACCGTGCCCGCGCTGGGCGTGACCGGTGCGGCGTACACGAACAACGACCTGGACGCGGTCACCGCGACCACGCTGTTCGACCTCGACACGGTCCTGGACCGCGTGGCGCTCCAGTCCCCGGCCAACGCCGGCACCCTGGCCCCGACCGGCAGCCTCCCCGCCGACATCGGCCCCGACGCCGGGTTCGACATCCACTCCTCGCTCACCGACGGGGTGACCGACGGCAACGCCGCGTTCGCCGCGGTCGAGGTCGACGGCGAGCGCCGGCTGTGGAGCGTCGACCTGCTCACCGGCGGCGCCTACGACCTCGGGGCCTTCGGCGACGACGTCACCGACCTCGCGATCCAGCTCGACCAGTAGGTCCTCCGCGAACGGCCCGTCCCGGTTCCCGGGGCGGGCCGTTCGTGCGTTCAGCGTCCGTAGCGCACGGCCGCCCGCTCCCGCGCCTTCGCCGCCTCCACCTCGCGGTCCTTGGGCGGGGCGGCGGTGACGAGGGAGTCGAGCAGCTCGCGGGTGGCCGCCTCCACGGCGGCGACGGCCCGCTCGAACGCCTCGGCGTTGGCGGCGGACGGCTTCGCCGCCCCCGAGATCTTCCGGACGTACTGCAGCGCGGCCCCGTGCACCTCGTCCGGGGTGGCGGGCGGCTCGAAGTTGTGCAGGGTCCGGATGTTCCGACACATGCACCCGTTCCTACCGCATTCCGGAGCCGTGGTGCTGTTCCCGGGGTCCGGAACCGGCAGTACGGCTCCGAAGTGCGTCAGGGCGTGAGGGCCGCCGTCACCGTCCGCACCACCGCTCTCGGGTTCCGGAGCATCGGTGCCGTCACGAAGACCACGTCCCACCCCGCCGCGTGCACGCGGTTGAGCCGGTCGCGATCGCGGTTGAGCGACCAGCGGTCGCCGTCGCGCCAGTCGCCGTCGTACTCGATCGCCACCCGCTGCTCGGGGAAGGCCAGGTCGACGCGGGCCAGGCGCCCGGTCCGGTCCTCGACCCAGTGCTGGGGCACCGGTTGCAGGCCGGCCAGCACCAGCAGGACCCGCAGCCTCGACTCCGGCAACGACTCGGCCCGCGGATCGGCCAGCTCCACCGCCCGGCGGGCCCGGACGATGCCGTTGTCGGAGCGCCCCCGCACCATCGCGGCCACCGCCGCGCGGTCGACCCGGCCCGCGCGGAGCACGGCGTCGAGGTCGGCGACGGCGTCGGCGAGGGGCCGGTCGGGCACCAGCATGTCGAGCGCCGCGCGCATCGGCGAGGCGAGGAGGCCGTAGGCCCACGGCTCGGCGTCGTCCGGTCCGATCCCGCTGCGCCGGACGTCGAGCCCCGGGCGCCGGCCCAGCCGCATGTCCGGCGGCGCCAGCACCTGCACCGGGTCGTCCGGCCACGCCAGGCGGACCCCGCGCACGGTGAAGGCCGACCGCCCGGTGATCACCGCCCCGCGCGGCAGCCCGAGCGACGCCGCGCGGCACCGGACCTCGTGCGTCACGGGCACGCCCGCCCGCACGTACACGTCGCGGAGCACGCGGATGACCCGGTCGCCGCGCAGCTGTGCAGGACGGATCACGCCCGCGGCCACCGCCGCCGACCCCAGGAACACGTCATCCCGAACCGAGCCCATGCAGAAAAGCTGGCACAGGAACGCGAATGACACCGAAGCTTGTCCACACCCCCCGCACTTCGGAGCCGTAATGGGGTTCCGGGACCCCCGAGAACAGCACTACGGCTCCGAAGTGCGGTGGGGGCTGCTACAGGACGCGCATGTTCTGGTCGAGGGTGCCTTCGGCCTGCCTGCGGTTGAGGACCGCGAGGCGGGTGAAGCTCTGGTCGAACGCCTCCTGGGTCAGGCCGCGCTCGGTGTACTCCGCGGCGAGCTGGCGGGCGCCCTCCGGGATGCTCCACTTCGCCTCGAAGTCGAGCTCCTTGCGGGCGCGGGAGAAGTCGACGCGGTAGCTGCGGGGGTCGTTGCCCGCCTCGCCGGTGATGTTGAGCGTGGAGCCCGGCACGGCGTCGATGACGGCCTGCGCGATCTCGGCGACGGTGCGGTTGTTCTTCTCCGTGCCCACGTTGAACGCCCGGGCGCGGACGACGTCGGCGGGCGCGGCCAGCCCCGCGACGACGGCACCGGCGATGTCCTCGGCGTGCGCGAGCGGGCGCCACGGGGTGCCGTCGGAGAGCACCGTGACCTCGCCGGTCAGGATCGCGCGGCCGACGAGGTTGTTGAGCACGATGTCGGCGCGCAGCCGCGGCGAGAAGCCGAACGCGGTGGCGTTGCGCAGCGAGAACGGCACGAAGTCGGAGTCGGCGAGCTTCGCCAGGTCGTCCTCGACGCGCACCTTCGAGATCGCGTACGGCGTGACGGGCTTGAGCGGGGCGTCCTCGTCGACAAGGTCGTCGCCGGACTGGGCGCCGTACACCGAGCAGGTCGACGCGTACGCGAAGCGCTGCACGCCCGCCTCCTTGGCCAGCGTGGCCAGGCGCGTCGAGGCGTGGTGGTTGATGTCGTAGGTGATCTCCGGGGCCAGCGACCCGAGCGGGTCGTTCGACAGCGCCGCCATGTGCACGACCGCGTCGTAGCCCGCGAGCTCGGCGACGGTGACGTCGCGCAGGTCGGTGGAGATGCCGTCGACGTCGGGGCGGTCGAGGCCCCCGAGGATGCAGTCGGCGAACAGGCCGGAGTCCAGGCCCGTCACCTCGTGCCCGGCGGCCGCCAGGATCGGGGCCATCACGGTGCCCAGGTAGCCCTGGTGGCCGGTCAGCAGAACTCGCACGTCGGGAATCTCCTCAATCTGTCAGTCGACCGGGTCGGGACCGGTCAGCGGTGCCACTCCGAGCACCAGCTTGGACACGTGGAAGGCCTCGGCGTACCGGGCGTGGCACTGCACGCCCCGGATCCGCGCGAGGCCGGCGAACGTCTCGGGGTCGAACCAGCTGCGGTCGCGCTGGCTGCCGTAGTGCTCGTGCAGCTTCGCGACCTTCTCCCGCAGCACGGGCTCGGCCAGGGGCAGGTAGGCGGTGGGCTGCTGCAGGTCGCCGTCCCACTTGAGGATCTCGTAGCCCAGCGCCAGGTGGTCGCGGAACACGGTGGGCACCAGCTCGGCGAGCGTGCGGTGGTCCTGGTGGGCGTCGTGCGGCGACGGCGCGAAGATCAGGTCCGGCTCGCCGTGGGAGCGCAGCTCCTCCAGCCCCAGCTTGGCCCGCTCCCAGCGGGTGGGGACGCGGCCGTCGGGCAGGTCGAGCACGGCCACCTCGAGGTGCGCGCCGGGGCAGAACGCGGCCAGCGCGGCCCGCTCCTCCTCCTCGCGCAGCGATCCCCCGCCGGTGAGCACCAGTGCCGAGACCGTGATCCCGGGGTGCGACCGGCACAGCTCCAGCAGCGCCCCGCCCGCGCCGATGGCGATGTCGTCGCAGTGGGCGCCCAGGAGCAGCATCCGGTCGAGCCGCTCGGGCAACAGGCTCAGCACGCTCGACAGTGTTCCACGGACGGGGGACGGCCCGGGTCGCCGGTGGGGGCGGTCAGCGGGCGGCGAGCTTCGCCAGGCGGGTCGGGGTGGGCCAGCGGACGTCGTGCGCCCACCCGAACCGCTCGAAGATCCAGATCGTCCGGGCCGAGATGTCGATCTGTCCGGGCAGGACGCCGTGGCGCGCGCAGGTGGGGTCGGCGTGGTGCAGGTTGTGCCAGGACTCCCCCATCGACAGCACCGCGAGCGGCCAGAAGTTGCGCGACCGGTCGCGCGAGCGGAACGGCCGCTTCCCGACCATGTGGCAGATCGAGTTGATCGACCAGGTGACGTGGTTGGAGATCGCCAGGCGCACCAGCCCGCCCCAGAAGAAGCCGGTGACGGCGCCCTGCCACGACCACGTCACCAGGCCGCCGATGACGGCCGGGAGCAGCAGGCTGACCGCCACCCACAGGCCGAACGTGCGGGCGACCCGGGTGATCGCGCGGTCGGCCAGCAGGTCGGGGATGAAGCGCGCGTGGTTGGTCTCGTTGCGGTCGAAGAACCAGCCCATGTGCGCGTGCACGAAGCCCTTGGCGACGGCCGCGGGCGAGGTGCCGAACGCCCACGGCGAGTGCGGGTCGCCCTCCTTGTCGGAGAACGCGTGGTGGCGCCGGTGGTCGGCCACCCAGTTGAAGACGTTGCCCTGCACGGCGAGCGACCCGCTGATCGCGAGCGCGACCCGCAGCCACGGCCTCGCCTTGAACGCCTTGTGCGTGAAGTGCCGGTGGAAGCCGACGGTGATGCCGAGCACGGCCAGGGTGTAGAAGCCCGCGAGCAGCGCGAGGTCGTGCCAGCCGACGCCCCAGCCCCAGGCCAGCGGGACCGCGGCGACCAGCGCCAGCATCGGGCCGCCGACGAACACGTAGATCATCGCGTGCTGGAACCGGGTGCGCTGCCCCCCGAGGACGGGGTGGGGGCCCTCCCGCAGGGGATCGGGAACGGCCTCGGCAGTGGTCGACATCGGGCTCCTCGGGTGGGGGGTCTGGGGCCACGGAGGCGCCGGACGGCGACCCTGCGCACCGTCGAGGGTAGGTGGCGGGTCGGGCCGGGCGCAGCCCCTGTAACGGGAACTCCGGGCAGATCGCCCTCGACCGCAGGTCGACGCCCGTGGTGGCCCCGGCGTACGGGTGAGCCCCCGTGCCAGGATGGAGGCCTGTCCGCCGTGGTGTAAGGGCAGCACTGCTGATTTTGGTTCAGTAGGTCCAGGTTCGAATCCTGGCGGCGGAGCTCCCACCCCCGGACACGACGAAGGGCGGACGACCGTGGTCGTCCGCCCTTCCGTCGGTTCCGCCTCAGCGACCGCCCGGCCGCGGAGGCGGCGTCGGCTCCGGCCGACCGTTGCCCGTGCACCTCATGCTGCGCCCCTCATGTGTCGTACCCCTCGTGATGACCGGCCTCATTCGAGGCCGGCGTCCAGCGTGATCGTGGTGCCGGTGAGCGCCTTGCTGACCGGGCAGCCCTCCTTGGCCTTCTGCGCGGCGGCCTCGAAGCCGGCCGCGTCGAGGCCCTCGACCTCACCGCGCACGGTGAGCGCGATGGAGCTGATGGCGAAGCCGCCGTTGGCCGAGTCCGGGCCCAGCGTGACGTCGGCCGTCACGTCGAGGGACTGGGGCGTGCCGCCGGCCTCGGCGATGAACGCGGAGAGCTGCATCGCGTAGCAGGAGGAGTGCGCCGCGGCGATGAGCTCCTCCGGGCTGGTGGTGCCGCCGGCCTCGTCCGCCGCGCGCTTGGGGAAGCTGACGTCGTAGGTGCCGACCTTGCTGCTGCTGAGCTCGACCTGCCCCGATCCCTGCTCGAGGGTGCCGTTCCAGGCGGTGCGTGCGCTGCGGGTGGGCATGGGGTGGACCTCCGTTGTTCGTCGACGTCTCTGGTGGTTCCAACACCTGAGGCGTCCCGGACATTCGGTTTCTCACGCAGTGTGAGACGACCGGTCCCGGATCAACGGCGAACGGGTGAACACCGGCGGTCGCCCGCGGCCCGGTACCCCCGATCCGGTGACGGTCGTCCGGTCAGCGGTCGAGCGGCCCGCGCGGCCTCAGTGGACCTCGACCGGGTCCCCGGGCTCCAGGAACTCGAACCACGCCTCGGCGTCCTCGTAGGCCATCCGGACGCAGCCCGCCGACGGCGTGTGCAGGTTGCCCTCGTGGAAGGCGATGCCGCCGGGCGCGAAGAACACGGCGAACGGCATCGGCGCCCCGTTGAACTCGGTGCTCTTGTGGTCCTTGTTCTTCCAGTCGACGGTGAAGCTGCCGCGGGGCGTCTCGCGCCCCTCGCCGCCCGTGCTCACCGGGACCGGGCCGCGGACGATCTCGCCGTCGTCGATGAGCCAGGCCTGCTTCGACGCGATGTCGACGCAGGCCCGCGTCGTCACCGAGCACGGGGTCCCGTCGATGATCCCGTCACCCGCCGTCGCGGTCCCGACCACTCCGAACGCGGCCAGACCGGAGACGACGAGCGCCACCGCCGCCCGCGCCCGGAACGAAACGCCCTTGCTGTGCGCACCCATCCGACGTCCTCACACCCAGTAACCTCGCGGGCCGGTTCGTCGTGCCGCGCGTCCGCTCGCCCAACGAGCGACGGCGGCCGCTGGTTACTCACCGCAAGAGGTGGTTGACACGGGGTTCCGTGACCTTCCCGGGACGTCCCGGGGGCCGCGCCGGGCACGACGTAGGATCCCGGGGTACTCCGACCGGTGCCGCCCCCGCGGCCCGGCCGGATCGCCAGTCGACCAGGGAGCCGCTCCCATGCCCGACCCCCTTCCCCCGGTGACCGCCGCGTCGGCACCCCCCGCCGCGGCGATCGTCCTGGCCGCGGGACGCGGCACCCGGATGCGCTCGTCCACGACGAAGGTGCTGCACCCGATCGGCGGGCGCACCCTGCTCGGGCACGCCGTGCACGCCGTCGCCGCGCTGGACCCGGCGCACCTCGTCGTCGTCCTCGGCCACGACCGCGAGCAGGTCACCGCGGCCGTCGACGGCCTCGGTTCCGAGCTCGGCCGCACCGTGCACGTCGCCGTGCAGCACCGCCAGCTCGGCACCGGCCACGCCGTCGCCTGCGGGCTCACCGCGCTGTCCGGCGACGTCACCGGCCCGGTCGTCGTCAGCAGCGGCGACGTGCCGCTGCTCGAGACGCGCACGGTGCACGCCCTGCTCGCCGAGCACCGGCGCACCGGGGCCGCGGTCACCGTCCTCACCACCGAGCCCGAGGACCCCACCGGCTACGGCCGCGTGCTCCGCGACGCCGACGGGTCCGTGTCGGCGATCGTCGAGGACCGCGACGCCACCGCGGCGCAGCGCGCCGTCCGGGAGATCAACTCCGGGGTCTACGCGTTCGACGCGGCCTTCCTGCGCTCCGGCGTCCCGCGCCTGCAGACCACCAACAGCCAGGGCGAGCTCTACCTCACCGACCTCGTCGCGCTGGCCCGCACCGACCGGGCGCACGTCGGGGCGCTCGTGTGCACCGACCCGTGGCAGGTCGCCGGCGTCAACGACCGCGTGCAGCTCGCCGCGCTGCGCGCCGAGCTCAACCGGCGGGTGCTGGAGCACTGGATGCGCGAGGGCGTGACCGTCGTCGACCCGGCCACCACCTGGGTCGACGTCCAGGTGCAGCTCGCCCCCGACGTCGTCCTGCACCCCGGCACCCAGCTGCACGGCGTCACCTCGGTGGCGGGCGGGGCGCAGATCGGGCCCGACACCACGCTCACGGCGTGCGAGATCGGGGCGGGCGCGGTCGTGGTCCGCACGCACGGCAGCGAGTCGGTGATCGGGGCGGGTGCCTCGGTCGGGCCGTTCGCCTACCTGCGGCCCGGCGCGCGGCTCGGCGAGCGCGGCAAGATCGGCACGTTCGTCGAGGTGAAGAACTCCGACATCGGGGCGGGCACCAAGGTGCCGCACCTGACCTACGTCGGCGACGCCTCCATCGGCGAGAACAGCAACATCGGAGCCGGCTCGGTGTTCGTCAACTACGACGGCGTGCGCAAGCAGCGCACCACCGTCGGCTCGCACGTCAAGACCGGCTCGGACAACACGTTCGTCGCCCCCGTGCACGTCGGCGACGGGGCCTACACCGGAGCCGGCACCGTCGTCCGCGAGGACGTGCCGCCGGGGGCGCTGGCCGTGTCGGCCGGGTCACAGCGCACCATCGAGGGGTGGGTCGTGCGCAAGCGGCCCGACACCCCCGCCGCCCAGGCGGCCTACGACGCCCTGGAGGCTGACGCCCGGTGAGTGCCATGACCGCCACCCCGAAGAAGAACCTCATGCTCTTCTCCGGGCGCGCCCACCCGGAGCTGGCCGAGCAGGTCTCCAAGCACCTCGACGTGACGATCACGCCGCAGTCGGCCTACTCCTTCGCCAACGGCGAGATCTTCGTCCGGTTCGAGGAGTCGGTCCGCGGCTGCGACGCGTTCGTGCTGCAGAGCCACTCCGCGCCGATCAACGACCAGATCATGGAGCACCTGGTCATGGTCGACGCGCTCAAGCGCGCCTCGGCGAAGCGGATCACCGTCGTCATGCCGTTCTGGGGCTACGCGCGCCAGGACAAGAAGCACCGCGGGCGCGAGCCCATCTCCGCGCGCCTGATCGCCGACATGTTCCTCGTCGCCGGGGCCGACCGGATCATGACCGTCGACCTGCACACCGCGCAGATCCAGGGCTTCTTCGACGGCCCGGTCGACCACCTCTTCGCGCTGCCCGTGCTCGCCGAGTACATCAAGCGCACCTACGCCGACCGCGAGCTCGCCGTCGTCTCCCCCGACTCCGGCCGCGTCCGGCTGGCCGAGCGCTGGGCGGAGACCCTCGGCGGCACCCCGCTGGCGTTCATCCACAAGACGCGCGACCCGCGCAAGCCGAACGAGGCCGTCGCGAACCGGGTCGTGGGCGACATCGACGGCCGCACCTGCGTCGTCATCGACGACATGATCGACACCGGCGGCACGGTGGCCAAGGCGGTCGAGGCGCTGCTCGCCCAGGGCGCCCGCGACGTGATCGTGGCGGCCACCCACGGCGTGCTGTCCGGCCCCGCCACCGAGCGCCTGTCCACCTGCGGCGCGCGCGAGGTGGTCTTCACCGACACCCTGCCGATCCCGGACGAGAAGCGCTTCCCGGCGATGACCGTGCTGTCCATCGCGCCGCTGCTGGCCCAGGCGATCCACCAGGTGTTCGACGACGGCTCGGTCACCAGCCTGTTCGACGGCAACGCCTGACCCGCGCGCCGGCGCCGCGGCGCCCGGGCGTATCGTTGCCCGCAGTTCCGCGGCGAGGGCGGGTGCACTTCTAGCCCGCCGTGATCGACGCAGGCCCGGTCCTTCCGGTCAGCCTCGCCGCGCGTCCGCATCGTGAAACG
This sequence is a window from Pseudonocardia petroleophila. Protein-coding genes within it:
- a CDS encoding endonuclease domain-containing protein; the encoded protein is MGSVRDDVFLGSAAVAAGVIRPAQLRGDRVIRVLRDVYVRAGVPVTHEVRCRAASLGLPRGAVITGRSAFTVRGVRLAWPDDPVQVLAPPDMRLGRRPGLDVRRSGIGPDDAEPWAYGLLASPMRAALDMLVPDRPLADAVADLDAVLRAGRVDRAAVAAMVRGRSDNGIVRARRAVELADPRAESLPESRLRVLLVLAGLQPVPQHWVEDRTGRLARVDLAFPEQRVAIEYDGDWRDGDRWSLNRDRDRLNRVHAAGWDVVFVTAPMLRNPRAVVRTVTAALTP
- a CDS encoding PQQ-dependent sugar dehydrogenase → MRRASAAVAVAAALVLTGCAGASPESVAGGGAGSAPAGGAEGGPSRTGTPELRVSEIAAGFDNPWDVGVLPDGRVLVTERDGRLSLLSGVTAGATVTPVTADFSDLLAQGEGGLMGMVVHDDFAETRRFTTCQTHVEGGTPTDVRLVTWELAADGSAATRVADPLVGGLPINPSGRHSGCRPTLAADGALLVGTGDTARGTIPQDLSSLGGKVLRVDLATGGPVAGNPFADAADPAQRLIYTYGHRNVQGVAVDAAGGVWTAEHGPSTDDEVNLLRAGGNYGWDPGQGGTVGGYDESVPMTDLTRFPDAVPAAWSSGSPVEALSGAAFLAGSQWGDLDGTLVVGALRGEKLLFMTPGGDAIASVAVPEALDGTYGRLRAVRLAPDGALLVSTSNGGDDRILRIDPV
- a CDS encoding S41 family peptidase, whose protein sequence is MSQPSYLRFPHLRGDTLVLAAEDDVWTVPLAGGRAHRVTADAAPVANPRISPDGTRVAWTSWREGGPDVFVTALDGGVARRLTWWGDPRARNLGWASDQEVLGVTSTGYHSPRRTFAFAIPAAGGAPRALPVGPVADLVADESGTLLLSVLSREPAWWKRYRGGTVGKLWWDAGSAGSFARVAAHVDGQIESPMLIGGRIAFVADHEGWGNLYSIAHNGTDLRRHTDHGGPDAPAFYVRHATSDGGRVVYESAGEIWVLDSLDAAPRRVDVRLGGPRTAREPHRVTGRVDAAVPDRTGRTSIALVRGTVHRLTHRDGPARTLLSEPGARARLARPLGTDRAVWVDDVLGEDAVCVAPLDPLAGDAPRRSGAGELGRVLELEPSPDGTTVALATHDGRLLLLDAASGGFRELARSADGVEVSGLDWSPDSAWLAYAEPVEQAVATRIVLARVADGELVPVTPARFLDRRPAFTHDGRYLAFLSRRSFDPIYDEHSFDLTFPASWRPFLVPLAARTPSPFGASPDGRPVSPGDEGPADPPAPGPDDPSSPDAASVPAAPDADVPEVVVDVEGLAGRVVPVPVVEARYSGLTAGKDCLLWLRSPVNGVLGDGRAGTSEKPRRTVLERFDLVRRKLDVIADAVDGYAVSGDGTRLLVRDGTALRVLRTDRSGSGAPEGGDGADEYEVDLARLSVTVDPTASWRQMFDEAARLMRDHFWTADMADVDWAAEQERYRPLVDAVGSYDDLVDVLWELQGELGSSHAYVRARPRPVGVAPAFLGADLAPSDDGWRVERVLPPETSAPGARSPLASPGVDVRAGDVLLEVAGRPIDPAAGPAPLLAGTADTLTEITVRSGADVRRVVVRPLPDEDQLRYQDWVAGRRAHVTERSGGRLGYLHVPDMMAPGWAQLHRDLGRELTRDGLVLDVRINGGGHTSQLVVEKLARRVTAWTIARHRPPRTYPMDAPRGPVVAVADELAGSDGDIVTVALKRRGIATVVGVRTWGGVIGIDSRYRLVDGTGVTQPRYSHWFDDLGWDVENVGVEPDVEVVVTPQDWAAGRDPQLDRAIALALEALERTPAVRPPDIATRPSRRRPDLPPRA
- a CDS encoding PIG-L deacetylase family protein; protein product: MLSLLPERLDRMLLLGAHCDDIAIGAGGALLELCRSHPGITVSALVLTGGGSLREEEERAALAAFCPGAHLEVAVLDLPDGRVPTRWERAKLGLEELRSHGEPDLIFAPSPHDAHQDHRTLAELVPTVFRDHLALGYEILKWDGDLQQPTAYLPLAEPVLREKVAKLHEHYGSQRDRSWFDPETFAGLARIRGVQCHARYAEAFHVSKLVLGVAPLTGPDPVD
- a CDS encoding DUF2277 domain-containing protein, giving the protein MCRNIRTLHNFEPPATPDEVHGAALQYVRKISGAAKPSAANAEAFERAVAAVEAATRELLDSLVTAAPPKDREVEAAKARERAAVRYGR
- a CDS encoding NAD-dependent epimerase/dehydratase family protein, whose product is MRVLLTGHQGYLGTVMAPILAAAGHEVTGLDSGLFADCILGGLDRPDVDGISTDLRDVTVAELAGYDAVVHMAALSNDPLGSLAPEITYDINHHASTRLATLAKEAGVQRFAYASTCSVYGAQSGDDLVDEDAPLKPVTPYAISKVRVEDDLAKLADSDFVPFSLRNATAFGFSPRLRADIVLNNLVGRAILTGEVTVLSDGTPWRPLAHAEDIAGAVVAGLAAPADVVRARAFNVGTEKNNRTVAEIAQAVIDAVPGSTLNITGEAGNDPRSYRVDFSRARKELDFEAKWSIPEGARQLAAEYTERGLTQEAFDQSFTRLAVLNRRQAEGTLDQNMRVL
- a CDS encoding DUF4394 domain-containing protein — protein: MPTTFRRSLIAVAAVTTVGAAAFAPAAFATDDEDSYGKGLHAVGLVDGTTLVGFDTGDAGATYEIGDVDLDRDAYLVGIDYRVQDGGLYGVGNLGGLYLIDDEDADAEKIGELTTPLVGVDFAVDFNPAANALRILSDTGQNLRQPFAATPLAATAVDGPLTNPAVAPATGTVPALGVTGAAYTNNDLDAVTATTLFDLDTVLDRVALQSPANAGTLAPTGSLPADIGPDAGFDIHSSLTDGVTDGNAAFAAVEVDGERRLWSVDLLTGGAYDLGAFGDDVTDLAIQLDQ